Proteins found in one Nitrosopumilus maritimus SCM1 genomic segment:
- a CDS encoding transcription factor codes for MVDKYEDPFVRIASMIGGDEYLKVARSLLKAEDATDEEIASSTGLRINMVRKVLYDLFGKSLITGIRVKDERKGWFVYRWRTRREEVEHFIENQKKKIEERLQQRLDYENASDFYHCGNEDCPRVTFEDALEGMFKCPSCGNVLNLKKNDKSKKAYQKKIDEIKKDMQQVF; via the coding sequence TTGGTAGACAAGTACGAAGATCCTTTTGTTAGAATTGCTTCAATGATTGGAGGAGATGAATATCTCAAAGTAGCTCGTTCATTGCTAAAAGCAGAAGATGCAACTGATGAAGAGATTGCCAGTTCTACAGGACTTAGAATCAATATGGTAAGAAAAGTTCTCTATGATCTTTTTGGAAAATCACTAATCACAGGTATTAGAGTAAAAGACGAAAGAAAAGGCTGGTTTGTCTATAGATGGAGAACTAGAAGAGAGGAAGTCGAACACTTTATTGAAAATCAAAAAAAGAAAATCGAGGAGAGATTACAGCAAAGACTAGATTATGAGAATGCATCTGATTTTTACCACTGCGGAAATGAGGATTGTCCAAGAGTAACGTTTGAGGATGCTCTTGAGGGAATGTTCAAGTGTCCTTCATGCGGAAATGTCCTTAATCTAAAAAAGAACGACAAATCAAAGAAAGCATATCAAAAGAAGATTGATGAAATCAAAAAAGATATGCAACAAGTGTTCTAA
- a CDS encoding aldehyde dehydrogenase family protein, with product MSQITTVNPATGEDITTFSAMDKDQVFELVRKAKRAFPEWKKDYEKRRSYIYNLVEHLKKNKTELAKIATKEMGKALKESIGEVEKCAWALEFYADHGDSFLSDEVLNTDARKSFLTFEPLGVIGSIMPWNFPYWQALRFAAPCLMAGNVIVMKPSRVTMQSGIEIEKAFADAGIPDGVFSTVVGSVDSANHLIDSEVNAVTFTGSTNAGAKVGERAAMNLKKCVLELGGSDPFIVLDDAIIEKAADGAAKGRFINCGQSCVASKRFFVGKNIAEDFIELFIKKASELKVGDPMSIETDIGPLSSKDGLETISGIVEDAKAKGAEVLLGGEEMDGNGYFYKPTILTNITPDMRIAKEETFGPVAPITIVENESDAIKMANDSEFGLGASIWTKDLAKADKMSRRIESGIVSVNNVVISDPRIPFGGIKHSGFGRELSRYGMLEFVNLKSVRFYDNLTHHHYVE from the coding sequence CTGAGTCAAATTACTACAGTAAACCCTGCAACAGGTGAAGATATCACCACATTTTCAGCAATGGATAAAGATCAGGTATTTGAATTAGTTAGAAAAGCAAAAAGAGCATTTCCTGAATGGAAAAAAGATTATGAAAAACGTAGAAGTTACATTTACAATCTAGTTGAGCATTTAAAGAAAAACAAAACAGAGTTGGCAAAAATTGCAACTAAGGAAATGGGAAAAGCACTAAAAGAATCAATTGGTGAAGTTGAGAAATGTGCTTGGGCCTTAGAATTTTATGCAGACCATGGAGATAGTTTTCTTTCTGACGAAGTACTAAACACAGATGCAAGAAAGAGTTTTCTAACATTTGAACCACTTGGAGTAATTGGTTCTATCATGCCATGGAACTTTCCATATTGGCAAGCTCTAAGATTTGCAGCTCCATGTTTGATGGCAGGAAATGTCATTGTGATGAAACCATCTAGAGTCACAATGCAATCAGGAATTGAAATTGAAAAAGCATTTGCAGATGCAGGAATACCTGACGGAGTATTCTCAACAGTAGTTGGCAGTGTAGATTCTGCAAATCACCTTATTGATTCAGAAGTTAATGCTGTGACATTTACTGGAAGTACAAATGCAGGAGCAAAAGTAGGTGAGAGGGCTGCTATGAATCTTAAAAAATGTGTTTTAGAATTGGGTGGAAGTGATCCTTTCATAGTTTTAGATGACGCTATTATTGAAAAGGCAGCTGATGGTGCAGCAAAAGGCAGATTCATCAATTGTGGCCAAAGTTGTGTAGCCTCAAAAAGATTCTTTGTAGGCAAGAACATTGCGGAAGATTTCATTGAATTATTCATCAAAAAGGCATCTGAGCTCAAAGTCGGAGACCCAATGTCAATTGAGACAGATATTGGACCGCTATCAAGCAAAGATGGATTAGAGACAATTTCTGGAATTGTAGAAGATGCAAAAGCAAAAGGTGCTGAAGTATTACTAGGCGGAGAAGAGATGGATGGAAATGGATATTTCTACAAACCAACAATTCTCACAAACATCACACCAGACATGAGAATTGCAAAAGAAGAGACATTTGGACCAGTTGCACCAATAACAATTGTTGAAAATGAAAGTGATGCAATCAAGATGGCAAATGACAGTGAGTTTGGATTAGGTGCAAGTATTTGGACAAAAGATCTTGCAAAAGCAGATAAAATGTCAAGAAGAATCGAATCAGGAATTGTTAGTGTAAACAATGTAGTAATTTCAGATCCAAGAATTCCATTTGGTGGAATAAAACACAGTGGATTTGGAAGAGAATTATCAAGATATGGAATGTTAGAATTTGTAAATCTAAAATCGGTTAGATTCTATGATAACTTGACACATCATCATTACGTAGAATAA
- a CDS encoding hemerythrin domain-containing protein — MSTASLRRDHELIEKVVKAMDATIQLLNENKQIPESILLPVIDFSKNFTDVCHHSKEENSLFPALEQAGLPKNMGPIAMMLIDHERSREIASNMEASAKEYLSSGESAKLISDMKQYVEHITEHLWKENNRLFMMAEARLQYVAQKVDGELNEIEAAKLKDLGKSRQHYEDLAENLTRDVAEQGK; from the coding sequence ATGTCAACTGCATCATTAAGACGTGATCATGAGTTAATTGAAAAAGTTGTCAAAGCAATGGATGCTACAATTCAATTATTAAATGAAAATAAACAAATTCCTGAATCTATCTTACTTCCTGTTATTGATTTTTCAAAAAACTTTACAGATGTTTGTCATCACAGTAAAGAAGAGAATTCTTTGTTTCCTGCATTAGAACAAGCTGGATTGCCAAAAAATATGGGTCCTATCGCAATGATGTTAATAGATCATGAACGTTCTCGAGAAATTGCATCTAACATGGAAGCTTCTGCAAAAGAATATCTTTCTTCAGGTGAATCTGCAAAATTAATTTCTGATATGAAACAATATGTGGAACATATTACTGAACATCTTTGGAAAGAAAATAATCGATTGTTTATGATGGCAGAAGCTAGATTGCAATATGTTGCACAGAAGGTTGATGGGGAATTAAATGAAATTGAAGCTGCCAAACTCAAAGATTTAGGAAAATCCAGGCAACACTATGAAGATCTTGCTGAAAATCTCACACGAGATGTTGCTGAACAAGGAAAGTAG
- a CDS encoding 2,5-diamino-6-(ribosylamino)-4(3H)-pyrimidinone 5'-phosphate reductase: protein MEKSRPHVILSGAISVDGKIATKTNDSKLSSQKDIQRLHKLRSSVDAILIGKNTASRDNPLLTVRHVKGKNPIRIVLDSKGTISKTSKILQSSNKVPTIIAISKKITKKNLEKLEKFPVEIISTGNDSVNLKLLLKKLSKKKIKTILVEGGGTVNWEFVKHNLFDEMILTISPYLLGGEDSISYLRGTGFSRISHSPNLRLKSVKRLKNHLVLHYVKL from the coding sequence ATGGAAAAATCTAGACCTCATGTTATTCTAAGTGGAGCAATATCTGTTGATGGAAAAATTGCAACTAAAACAAACGATTCAAAACTTTCATCACAAAAAGATATTCAAAGACTTCATAAATTACGTTCAAGTGTAGATGCAATTCTTATTGGAAAAAATACCGCATCACGTGATAATCCTCTCTTGACTGTTCGTCATGTTAAAGGAAAAAACCCTATCAGAATTGTTTTAGATTCTAAAGGTACTATTTCAAAAACATCAAAAATTCTTCAATCAAGTAACAAAGTTCCAACGATAATTGCAATATCTAAAAAAATTACTAAAAAAAATCTTGAAAAACTAGAAAAATTCCCTGTTGAAATAATTAGTACCGGTAATGATTCTGTGAATTTAAAATTACTGTTGAAAAAACTATCAAAAAAGAAAATCAAAACAATACTGGTTGAAGGAGGAGGAACTGTAAACTGGGAATTTGTAAAACATAATCTCTTTGATGAAATGATACTAACGATATCTCCTTACTTACTTGGTGGAGAAGACTCTATTTCCTATTTACGAGGTACTGGATTTAGCAGAATTTCTCATTCTCCTAATCTCAGACTCAAATCAGTAAAGAGGCTCAAAAATCATCTAGTTTTACATTACGTAAAGCTCTAA